From Diceros bicornis minor isolate mBicDic1 chromosome 17, mDicBic1.mat.cur, whole genome shotgun sequence, the proteins below share one genomic window:
- the LOC131415958 gene encoding olfactory receptor 6C6-like, giving the protein MRNHSMQTEFILLGLTCDSELQVVIFLFLFFTYMLSVTGNLTIIILTLLDCHLKTPMYFLLRNFSFLEISFTTTCIPRFLVSLVAKDQTISYMNCMTQLFFFIFFGVVEFYLLAAMSYDRYVAICKPLHYTTIMSKRACYQLVLSSWVTGFLIIFPPMVLVFKLEFCASNVIDHFICDYSPILQISCSDTHFLEVMSFFLAVVTLMVTLMLVILSYGYIIKTILKFASAQQRTKAFSTCSSHMIVVSISYGSCIFMYIKPSANDRVTLSKGVAVLNTSVAPLLNPFLYTLRNQQVKQAFQDMVQKNLLASNK; this is encoded by the coding sequence ATGAGGAACCATTCGATGCAGACAGAGTTCATTCTTTTGGGTCTGACGTGTGACTCTGAGCTGCAGGTTGTAATTttcctctttctattttttaCCTACATGTTGAGTGTGACAGGAAACTTAACCATCATCATTCTTACTCTGCTGGATTGCCACCTTAAGACACCAATGTACTTCCTCTTAcgaaatttctcctttttagaaATCTCATTCACAACTACTTGTATTCCAAGGTTCCTGGTGAGCCTTGTGGCAAAGGACCAAACTATTTCCTATATGAATTGTATgactcagttatttttttttatcttttttggagTAGTGGAATTTTATCTTCTGGCTGCTATGTCCTATGACCGTTATGTGGCTATATGTAAACCTCTGCATTACACGACCATCATGAGCAAGAGAGCTTGCTACCAATTAGTACTCAGCTCTTGGGTAACTGGATTTCTGATTATCTTTCCTCCAATGGTCTTGGTTTTCAAGTTGGAATTCTGTGCTTCCAATGTCATTGATCATTTTATTTGCGATTATTCTCCCATTCTGCAGATCTCTTGTTCAGATACACATTTCCTAGAGGTAATGTCTTTCTTCTTGGCAGTGGTGACACTAATGGTCACACTGATGTTAGTGATTCTCTCCTATGGCTACATCATCAAGACAATTCTCAAATTcgcttctgctcagcaaaggacCAAAGCCTTTTCTACCTGTTCCTCCCACATGATTGTCGTTTCCATCTCTTATGGTAGCTGCATCTTCATGTACATAAAACCATCAGCAAATGATAGAGTGACTTTAAGCAAAGGAGTCGCTGTGCTCAATACCTCGGTTGCTCCCTTATTGAATCCTTTCCTTTATACCCTGAGGAACCAGCAAGTGAAACAGGCCTTTCAGGATATGGTCCAGAAAAATTTACTTGCttcaaacaaatga